In a single window of the Polycladomyces zharkentensis genome:
- a CDS encoding isochorismatase family protein: MALPSISPYPMPAEFDLPKNKVSWTPDPKRAALLIHDMQQYFLDAFTAGKSPVVELLSNIRLLRSRCAELGIPVIYSAQPGGQTPERRGLLRDFWGPGMDDGPYQKKIVDELAPDEHDIVITKWRYSAFQKTDLLEILRQRDRDQLIVCGVYAHIGCLLTACDAFMQDVQPFFVADAVADFSWECHRMALTYAAERCAVTTTTRRLLDELGRMQNETREAQAAADGQPITLQLVREQVARLLDESPSNLADSDDLISRGLDSVRIMSLVERWRRIGVEVTFVELAEHPTLADWWRLLSSRSKRVSSTSTPDNLSL, translated from the coding sequence ATGGCTCTTCCCAGCATTTCACCGTATCCGATGCCTGCGGAGTTTGACCTGCCGAAGAACAAGGTGTCGTGGACACCTGATCCCAAACGGGCGGCCCTGCTCATTCATGATATGCAGCAGTATTTTCTTGACGCTTTCACTGCCGGAAAGTCGCCTGTGGTGGAACTGCTTTCGAATATCCGGTTGTTGCGGAGCCGATGCGCTGAGCTCGGCATCCCGGTGATTTACTCGGCACAACCCGGCGGGCAGACACCCGAACGTCGAGGATTGCTCAGGGATTTCTGGGGACCGGGCATGGACGACGGCCCCTATCAGAAGAAAATCGTGGACGAACTGGCGCCGGACGAGCACGACATCGTCATCACCAAATGGCGGTACAGTGCGTTCCAGAAGACCGATCTGCTGGAGATTCTGCGTCAGCGCGACCGTGATCAGCTGATCGTTTGCGGAGTATATGCCCACATTGGATGTCTCCTTACCGCATGTGACGCATTCATGCAAGATGTGCAACCGTTTTTCGTCGCCGATGCGGTGGCGGATTTCTCATGGGAATGTCACCGAATGGCGCTGACTTATGCTGCTGAGCGGTGTGCGGTCACAACGACGACGCGGCGTTTGCTCGATGAGCTGGGGAGGATGCAAAACGAAACGCGTGAAGCTCAAGCTGCGGCTGACGGTCAACCGATCACGCTGCAGCTTGTGCGCGAACAGGTCGCCCGACTTCTCGACGAGTCCCCGTCGAATCTTGCCGACAGCGACGACTTGATTAGCAGAGGACTCGATTCCGTCAGGATCATGAGCCTGGTTGAGCGCTGGCGTCGCATCGGGGTCGAAGTGACCTTCGTGGAGTTGGCTGAGCACCCGACGCTCGCTGACTGGTGGAGACTGCTCTCTTCCCGGTCCAAGCGTGTGTCTTCGACTTCGACCCCGGACAATCTCAGCTTGTGA
- a CDS encoding (2,3-dihydroxybenzoyl)adenylate synthase, with protein MLPGCPTWPKEFADLYRKTGCWRGETFGQMLRERADKYGDHIAVVSGDVRWSYRELDTRADRLAAGFRELGIKPMDRVVVQLPNIAEFFEVCFALFRLGALPVFALPAHRSYEIAYFCEFTEAVAYVIPDTHSGFDYRELARHVRNKVSTLRHVIVVGDPGEFVALEDLHASPVSLPQVSAGDVAFLQLSGGSTGLPKLIPRTHDDYIYSLRISAEICGLDETSVYLCVLPVSHNYPLSSPGVLGTLYAGGRVVLAPRPSPDDAFPLIERERVTITGLVPPLALVWLEAVSSHRYDLSSLRVLQVGGAKFGPEVARRVKSAFGCTLQQVYGMAEGLVNYTRLDDPDEIVIHTQGKPMSPYDEIRVVDENDREVEPGQVGQLLTRGPYTIRGYYKAEEHNAKAFTPDGFYRTGDLVRVTPSGYLIVEGRVKDQINRGGDKVSAEEVENHLLAHSAVFDAAVVSMPDEFLGERSCAFIIPRGNPPTVAELKSFLKERGLAAYKIPDRVEFVDSFPKTGVGKVSKKALREAIAQKILSDRKTHTGT; from the coding sequence ATGCTGCCTGGATGCCCCACATGGCCCAAGGAGTTTGCGGATCTGTATCGGAAGACCGGTTGTTGGCGAGGTGAGACGTTTGGGCAAATGCTGCGGGAACGGGCCGACAAATACGGCGACCATATCGCGGTCGTAAGCGGCGATGTACGCTGGAGCTACAGGGAACTCGACACAAGAGCCGACCGGCTGGCGGCGGGGTTCCGCGAGCTGGGAATCAAGCCGATGGATCGCGTGGTGGTTCAACTGCCCAACATTGCGGAGTTCTTTGAAGTTTGCTTCGCGCTGTTTCGGCTGGGTGCGCTGCCCGTCTTTGCCCTGCCTGCCCACCGAAGCTACGAGATTGCTTATTTTTGCGAATTCACCGAAGCCGTCGCTTACGTCATACCGGATACGCATTCGGGATTCGACTACCGGGAACTGGCCAGACACGTTCGGAACAAGGTTTCCACCTTGCGGCATGTGATTGTTGTAGGCGACCCGGGGGAGTTTGTGGCGCTTGAAGACCTGCACGCATCCCCCGTCAGCCTGCCGCAAGTAAGCGCCGGTGATGTGGCTTTCCTTCAATTGTCCGGTGGCAGCACCGGTTTGCCCAAGCTGATCCCCCGGACTCACGACGACTACATTTACAGCTTGCGGATCAGCGCTGAGATCTGCGGTCTTGATGAGACCAGCGTGTACCTCTGTGTGCTTCCGGTTTCGCATAATTATCCGCTCAGTTCGCCCGGCGTGCTCGGCACGCTGTATGCCGGCGGCCGTGTCGTGCTCGCGCCCAGACCCAGTCCGGACGACGCATTCCCTCTGATTGAGCGGGAACGCGTCACAATTACCGGGCTGGTACCGCCGCTTGCTCTGGTATGGCTGGAAGCGGTGTCGTCTCACCGTTATGACCTGTCCAGTCTCCGGGTGCTGCAGGTTGGCGGGGCCAAATTCGGCCCGGAAGTTGCCCGGCGGGTAAAGTCTGCGTTTGGCTGTACCTTGCAACAGGTTTACGGGATGGCGGAGGGACTGGTCAACTATACCAGATTGGATGACCCTGATGAGATCGTGATCCATACCCAGGGCAAGCCGATGTCGCCATACGATGAGATTCGCGTGGTGGACGAAAATGATCGCGAGGTAGAGCCGGGACAGGTCGGACAGTTGTTGACCCGTGGCCCTTACACCATCCGCGGGTACTACAAAGCGGAAGAACACAACGCCAAGGCGTTCACACCGGATGGCTTTTATCGCACCGGTGACTTGGTGAGAGTGACCCCGTCGGGCTACTTGATCGTGGAAGGGCGTGTCAAGGACCAGATTAACCGCGGAGGAGACAAAGTCTCGGCCGAGGAGGTTGAGAACCATCTCCTCGCTCATTCTGCCGTATTTGATGCGGCGGTGGTTTCCATGCCTGACGAGTTCCTTGGTGAGCGGTCGTGCGCTTTCATCATTCCGCGCGGAAATCCTCCGACCGTGGCCGAACTGAAATCGTTCCTGAAGGAACGCGGGTTGGCGGCTTACAAAATCCCGGATCGGGTGGAGTTCGTCGATTCGTTTCCCAAGACCGGGGTGGGAAAAGTGAGCAAAAAGGCGTTGCGTGAGGCAATCGCTCAGAAGATACTGTCTGATCGGAAAACTCACACAGGAACATAA